One stretch of Thermoproteota archaeon DNA includes these proteins:
- a CDS encoding RtcB family protein, with protein sequence MSSLTPKKVRDNEYVINPDSSNGLQVPVKIFADEQLLSKMLTDRTISQAMNVASMPGIVSHAVVLPDGHEGYGFPVGGVAAMDANEGMISPGGVGYDINCGVRLIRTNLTAETMRPKLKELVTDLFNTIPSGVGSKGAVKLNTSQLDEVLVRGVSWAVDHGYGTKDDVNVCEESGQIKDADPNKVSDRARKRGAPQLGSLGSGNHFLEIQQVSEIHDEEAAKRMGIQKGNITVLIHCGSRGFGHQVCSDYLRISEKALQKYNINLKDRELACVPNSSEEGESYRKAMFAALNFAWSNRQMITHWTRKSFERVFKQSEADLDMKLVYDVAHNIAKVEKHKIDGKERSVVVHRKGATRAFPANRDEIPQKYRDLGQPVFIPGSMGTASWILLGQPNSMDLTFGSTAHGAGRMMSRSKARRDYTESEVKQSLSDKGIFIKALTRDGVVEETPQAYKDVDAVVNVSHDLGIATKVAKLVPIGVIKG encoded by the coding sequence ATGTCTTCTTTAACTCCAAAAAAAGTTCGTGACAATGAATATGTAATAAATCCTGATTCATCAAACGGACTTCAAGTACCTGTGAAAATTTTTGCAGACGAACAACTATTATCAAAAATGCTTACAGATAGAACAATTTCTCAAGCAATGAATGTTGCATCAATGCCTGGAATTGTAAGTCATGCAGTCGTATTACCCGACGGACATGAGGGCTATGGATTTCCTGTTGGAGGTGTTGCTGCAATGGATGCAAATGAGGGAATGATTAGTCCTGGAGGAGTTGGTTATGATATCAACTGTGGAGTGAGACTGATTCGCACCAATCTTACAGCAGAAACAATGCGACCAAAACTCAAGGAGCTAGTTACTGATTTGTTTAATACAATTCCTTCAGGTGTAGGCTCAAAAGGAGCGGTAAAGCTAAACACATCACAACTTGATGAAGTACTAGTTAGAGGTGTCAGTTGGGCAGTTGATCATGGTTATGGTACCAAAGATGACGTAAATGTTTGTGAAGAGTCAGGTCAGATTAAAGACGCAGATCCAAACAAAGTTTCTGATAGGGCACGCAAACGCGGAGCTCCGCAACTAGGTAGTCTTGGATCGGGAAATCATTTTCTTGAAATTCAGCAAGTATCTGAAATTCACGATGAGGAAGCAGCAAAAAGAATGGGAATTCAAAAAGGAAACATTACTGTTCTAATACACTGTGGCTCTAGAGGATTTGGCCATCAAGTGTGCAGCGATTATCTTAGAATATCTGAAAAAGCATTACAAAAGTATAACATCAATCTAAAAGACAGGGAACTTGCATGTGTTCCTAATTCTTCTGAAGAAGGCGAATCGTATAGAAAGGCAATGTTTGCAGCATTAAATTTTGCATGGAGTAATAGGCAGATGATCACACACTGGACAAGAAAATCTTTTGAGCGAGTTTTCAAACAGTCAGAAGCAGATCTGGACATGAAATTAGTATATGATGTAGCGCACAACATTGCCAAAGTAGAAAAACACAAAATCGATGGAAAAGAAAGGTCTGTAGTGGTTCACAGAAAAGGTGCAACTAGAGCATTTCCTGCAAATCGAGATGAAATCCCACAAAAGTATAGAGATTTGGGACAACCTGTATTCATTCCAGGTTCTATGGGAACTGCAAGCTGGATTTTACTTGGACAACCAAATTCTATGGATTTGACTTTTGGTTCTACTGCACATGGTGCAGGAAGAATGATGTCAAGATCAAAGGCCAGAAGAGACTATACAGAGTCTGAAGTAAAGCAATCCCTTTCCGATAAAGGAATTTTCATTAAAGCATTAACAAGAGACGGAGTAGTGGAAGAGACACCGCAAGCATACAAAGATGTGGATGCAGTCGTCAATGTTTCTCATGATTTAGGTATTGCAACCAAAGTAGCAAAACTTGTACCTATTGGTGTGATTAAGGGTTGA
- the ectB gene encoding diaminobutyrate--2-oxoglutarate transaminase: MQNIKKFESRVRSYSRAFPVTFKLAKDAYLYDEQDNAYLDFLCGAGSINYGHNNEEIKKKVIDYLDSDGIVHGLDLATTAKEEFLKTFSSLILEPRELNYKVQFTGPTGTNAVEAALKLARKVTGRTNIISFTNGFHGVSLGPLAATGNSGHRGGSGVPLTNVTFMPYDGYFGNKSNTIDYVRRFLEDTSSGVDLPAAFIVETIQGEGGINVAKDSWLKSLYELCKEFEILLIVDDIQVGCGRTGSFFSFEQSEITPDMVVLSKSLSGFGLPFSMLLLKPELDIWKPGEHNGTFRGNNLAFVSATETLKKYWSTQKFESEINKKSQLLKSELERIVKKHLSADMEVRGKGLIFGVDCRSPDLAKQLADRAFENRLILERCGSEDQVVKFMPPLTADIETIEAGLRIFEKSIEQLTANSEIQLEVKKRTEQN; encoded by the coding sequence ATGCAAAATATCAAAAAATTTGAATCTAGAGTGCGTTCCTATTCTAGAGCCTTTCCTGTTACTTTCAAATTAGCAAAAGATGCATACCTATATGACGAACAAGATAATGCATATCTAGATTTTCTTTGCGGTGCGGGCTCAATAAATTATGGGCATAACAATGAGGAAATAAAAAAGAAAGTAATCGATTATCTTGATAGTGATGGAATTGTACATGGTTTGGATCTTGCAACAACTGCCAAAGAAGAATTTTTGAAAACATTTTCGTCATTAATCTTGGAACCAAGAGAATTGAATTACAAAGTGCAATTTACCGGCCCTACAGGTACTAATGCTGTAGAGGCCGCACTAAAGTTAGCAAGAAAAGTCACTGGCAGAACAAACATCATTTCTTTTACCAATGGTTTTCATGGTGTATCTTTAGGGCCTCTTGCTGCAACAGGAAATTCAGGACATAGAGGTGGTTCAGGTGTTCCATTAACCAATGTAACATTTATGCCATATGATGGCTACTTTGGAAATAAATCAAACACAATTGACTATGTACGAAGATTCTTAGAAGATACTAGCAGTGGAGTAGATCTTCCCGCTGCATTTATTGTTGAAACAATACAGGGTGAAGGTGGAATTAATGTAGCAAAAGACAGCTGGTTGAAATCTCTTTATGAACTTTGTAAAGAATTTGAAATTTTATTGATTGTTGATGATATCCAAGTTGGATGTGGACGTACAGGATCTTTCTTTAGCTTTGAGCAATCAGAAATAACCCCTGATATGGTTGTATTATCAAAATCTCTTAGTGGTTTTGGATTACCATTTTCTATGCTTTTGTTAAAGCCCGAACTAGACATATGGAAACCTGGTGAGCATAACGGAACCTTTAGAGGCAATAACTTGGCATTTGTTAGTGCAACAGAAACTCTCAAAAAATATTGGTCCACACAAAAGTTTGAATCTGAAATTAATAAAAAATCTCAACTTTTAAAATCTGAACTTGAGCGTATCGTGAAAAAACATCTTTCTGCTGATATGGAGGTTCGCGGAAAGGGACTAATCTTTGGAGTTGATTGTAGGTCTCCTGATTTAGCCAAGCAATTAGCTGATAGAGCATTTGAAAATAGGTTAATTCTAGAAAGGTGCGGTTCAGAAGATCAAGTTGTCAAATTCATGCCTCCTTTAACTGCTGATATCGAAACAATTGAAGCAGGTCTGAGAATTTTTGAAAAAAGCATTGAACAACTAACTGCCAATTCTGAAATTCAATTGGAGGTAAAAAAGAGGACTGAACAAAATTGA
- a CDS encoding ferritin has product MKLSDEMRKSLNEQIVMESDASSFYLAMASWCEVTGYEGAASFFYAQSDEERQHMLKIVHYMNRIGTMADISACSEPKKDVKSLEEIIKTSLENEQKVTQSIHQIITLAEKERDRRTFDFMQWFVKEQIEEEETFDNILQKFEVVGRDKLAIYEVDKYMNGIGSKQDKE; this is encoded by the coding sequence ATGAAACTATCAGACGAGATGAGAAAATCTCTAAATGAGCAAATAGTTATGGAATCTGATGCTTCAAGCTTTTATCTTGCAATGGCCTCATGGTGTGAAGTAACAGGGTATGAAGGAGCTGCAAGTTTTTTTTATGCTCAATCAGATGAAGAAAGACAGCACATGTTAAAGATAGTTCATTACATGAATAGAATAGGCACTATGGCAGACATATCTGCATGCTCTGAACCAAAAAAAGATGTCAAGTCGTTGGAGGAAATCATCAAGACTTCGCTTGAGAATGAACAAAAAGTAACACAATCCATACATCAAATCATCACATTAGCAGAAAAAGAAAGAGATCGCCGTACATTTGACTTTATGCAATGGTTCGTAAAAGAACAGATCGAAGAAGAAGAAACCTTTGATAATATTTTGCAAAAATTCGAAGTCGTAGGCCGTGATAAACTTGCCATCTACGAAGTAGACAAGTACATGAATGGAATAGGTTCCAAACAAGACAAAGAATGA
- a CDS encoding CDGSH iron-sulfur domain-containing protein, whose product MAKVTIKGAENGPLIVEVDGKRVSALCRCGKTENKPNCDGTHAKIGFKADSSEIKVTE is encoded by the coding sequence ATGGCAAAAGTCACAATCAAAGGAGCAGAAAATGGACCCCTAATAGTAGAGGTTGATGGCAAAAGAGTTTCTGCGTTATGTCGTTGTGGAAAAACCGAAAACAAACCAAACTGTGATGGAACCCACGCAAAAATTGGATTCAAGGCAGACTCATCTGAAATCAAAGTCACAGAATAA
- a CDS encoding 30S ribosomal protein S11, translating into MSEAEVEVKEIEEVEEPEQVEAEVEETKVKTKSKKTEEKTEEKEKWGIAHIYSSYNNTIIHMTDLTGAETIAISSGGIHVNADRYESSPFAAMKAANAVNESARTKGFTAFHIRVRAVGGVGSRVPGPGAQAAIRALARGGFKIGRIDDVTPIPHDTTRKKGGKRGRRV; encoded by the coding sequence TTGTCTGAAGCCGAAGTCGAGGTAAAAGAGATTGAAGAGGTAGAAGAGCCAGAACAAGTAGAGGCCGAAGTAGAGGAAACTAAGGTTAAAACAAAATCAAAAAAGACAGAGGAGAAGACAGAAGAGAAGGAGAAATGGGGAATTGCCCATATTTACAGCAGTTATAATAATACAATAATTCACATGACAGATCTTACCGGTGCTGAAACAATTGCAATCAGCTCAGGTGGAATCCATGTTAATGCAGACAGATACGAATCATCACCATTTGCTGCCATGAAAGCAGCCAATGCAGTAAATGAATCAGCAAGAACTAAAGGATTCACAGCATTTCACATTAGAGTTAGAGCAGTTGGCGGAGTTGGTTCTAGAGTTCCAGGACCAGGTGCACAAGCTGCAATCAGAGCACTAGCTAGAGGCGGATTCAAGATTGGTAGAATTGATGACGTTACACCAATTCCTCATGATACCACCAGAAAGAAAGGCGGTAAAAGAGGACGTAGAGTCTAG
- a CDS encoding transcriptional regulator: MEDAALCFLELASEQRLRILSNLNKKPHRVSSLAKLLKVTSQEIHRNLDRLSSAYFVRKGTDEHYHITTNGKIILSQLPLITFLSKNQKFFETHELGNMHMKFVRRLGVLENCKHIKGVTVVLDKWKSIYRNAKVFVFDAITESPPGLVDPLLKRIKENATYRHIITKDLIEPEGRTKTLEKLGYFTLIEQGRIERRISSDLDTIVIMNEKEAGVIFAANNGEPDLRNMFYGNDPLFLDWCKDYLEFTWEKSKKSVRSKPTR, translated from the coding sequence ATGGAGGATGCAGCATTATGTTTCTTGGAATTAGCAAGCGAACAAAGATTAAGAATATTATCAAATCTTAACAAAAAACCACATAGAGTATCATCATTAGCAAAATTACTCAAAGTTACATCTCAAGAAATTCATCGGAATCTAGACCGTCTTTCTAGTGCATATTTTGTCAGAAAAGGCACGGATGAACATTACCACATCACGACTAATGGAAAAATAATTTTATCACAATTGCCACTAATAACATTTTTATCAAAAAATCAAAAATTCTTTGAAACTCATGAATTAGGAAATATGCATATGAAATTTGTTAGACGATTAGGGGTATTAGAAAATTGTAAGCACATCAAAGGAGTTACAGTTGTTCTAGATAAATGGAAGTCAATATACAGAAATGCTAAAGTTTTTGTTTTTGATGCAATTACGGAATCTCCTCCAGGACTTGTGGATCCCTTATTGAAGCGGATAAAAGAAAACGCCACCTATCGACACATAATTACAAAAGATCTCATAGAACCAGAAGGCCGTACCAAAACTCTTGAAAAGCTTGGATACTTCACCCTAATCGAACAGGGAAGAATTGAACGAAGGATTTCATCTGATCTTGACACCATTGTGATAATGAACGAAAAAGAAGCAGGAGTTATCTTTGCTGCAAACAATGGTGAACCAGATCTAAGGAATATGTTTTATGGTAATGACCCCTTGTTCCTAGATTGGTGTAAGGATTATCTGGAATTCACTTGGGAAAAATCAAAGAAAAGTGTAAGAAGCAAGCCAACACGTTGA
- a CDS encoding sodium-dependent transporter, with product MMNYLGNLHPNFMSDKQVKTEAWASEWGFLLACIGSAVGIGNIWRFPYIVGENGGGAFLIPFIIIVGSLGFILMLLEFAIGRRYKSSIVTGLASISKKFKWAGAAIALVAFAMLSYYLVILGWVLSYFISNLGQSFLEFEKFTQSYYPVLAFTAVLILTFIIVRRGITSGIEKFNKIGILFLIGIIIPLMIYGVTLPGSTEGISYFLKPDFSRIGEPQIWSTAFGQAFFSLSLGSGSLLTYGSYLRGKHSLIRSSSIIISANTMISIFAGIMIFSFVFSFGMDPQEGIPLIFEVLPNIFSDINFGFFVGAIFFFLLLIAGLTSAIGLFQVPNASLQDSFNLSNKKSSAIIAIGIFLVGIPSALSYSPIELGLSGVLFLDGMDYVFGTYGITISELIFVVVVTWFVDKKKILENINATSRFNIPQSAISVVKYVSPLVIIAILVSTAIF from the coding sequence ATGATGAACTATTTGGGAAATTTACATCCTAATTTCATGAGCGATAAACAAGTAAAAACTGAGGCATGGGCTTCAGAATGGGGATTTCTTTTAGCATGTATAGGATCTGCCGTTGGAATAGGTAACATCTGGAGATTCCCATATATTGTAGGTGAAAATGGCGGTGGTGCATTTCTAATTCCCTTCATAATCATTGTTGGGAGTCTGGGATTCATTTTGATGTTGCTTGAATTTGCAATAGGGAGAAGATACAAGTCTTCAATCGTTACTGGATTAGCAAGTATTTCTAAAAAATTCAAATGGGCTGGAGCAGCAATTGCATTAGTAGCATTTGCAATGCTTAGCTACTATCTTGTAATCTTAGGATGGGTTTTATCATATTTTATCTCAAATCTTGGTCAATCATTTTTAGAATTTGAAAAATTCACTCAGTCATATTATCCTGTATTAGCTTTTACGGCTGTTTTGATTTTGACTTTTATTATTGTACGACGAGGAATTACTTCTGGAATAGAAAAATTCAACAAGATAGGAATTTTGTTTCTAATAGGAATTATTATTCCTTTGATGATTTATGGTGTGACTTTACCTGGTTCAACTGAAGGAATTTCATATTTTCTTAAACCTGATTTCTCTAGAATTGGAGAGCCACAAATTTGGTCAACTGCATTTGGTCAAGCATTTTTTTCTTTATCATTAGGTTCTGGCTCTTTGCTTACTTATGGTAGCTACCTTCGGGGTAAGCATTCGTTGATCCGTTCTTCTTCAATTATAATATCTGCCAATACCATGATATCGATATTTGCAGGAATTATGATTTTTTCATTTGTTTTCTCATTTGGAATGGACCCACAAGAGGGAATTCCATTAATCTTTGAAGTCTTACCAAATATTTTTTCTGACATTAATTTTGGCTTCTTTGTTGGTGCAATCTTCTTCTTCTTACTCTTAATAGCTGGACTAACTTCTGCAATAGGGCTTTTTCAAGTTCCAAACGCTTCTCTACAGGACTCATTTAATCTATCAAACAAAAAATCAAGTGCCATAATTGCAATTGGAATATTTTTAGTAGGTATTCCTTCAGCATTAAGTTATAGTCCAATTGAACTTGGTTTGTCCGGTGTTTTATTCCTAGATGGAATGGATTATGTATTTGGAACGTATGGTATTACAATCTCTGAACTGATTTTTGTAGTAGTGGTAACCTGGTTTGTTGATAAAAAGAAGATACTAGAAAATATTAACGCGACATCTAGATTCAATATACCACAATCGGCAATATCTGTGGTAAAATATGTCTCACCACTTGTAATTATTGCAATACTAGTATCCACTGCAATTTTCTAG
- a CDS encoding transcription factor TFIIB: MKSIVVQKCLTNKHASIVTDETNGEIICSDCGYVLKERIADFSHQEKAYSDGKTSAKARTGSPSRISIPDMGISSTISQKNVDASGNRLSHSTKKRFHRLRMWDFRSKNAGKKRSLSKAFAHLDSLKPKLGLPDSVIEKTATIYRKASSRGLIRGKSIPVMMASSIYVACRLSGIPRSVDEIAKASNVTRRYLIRSYKRLVSYLNISLEHPGCIDYLGKIASKVGASEKSQRLALKILQDVIKDRIVQGKNPLGLAAGAIYLSCAANNEKISYPKLEKKCNVSAVTIRKNTSMFRKYAAKYVDSIEV; the protein is encoded by the coding sequence ATGAAAAGCATAGTCGTGCAAAAATGCCTGACAAATAAACACGCTTCTATAGTTACTGATGAAACCAACGGAGAGATAATTTGCAGTGATTGCGGATACGTTCTCAAAGAAAGAATAGCCGATTTTTCACATCAAGAAAAAGCATACAGTGATGGAAAAACATCAGCTAAGGCCAGAACTGGCAGTCCTTCAAGGATTTCTATACCCGATATGGGAATTTCTAGCACCATAAGTCAAAAAAATGTAGATGCGTCTGGAAACAGGTTATCTCACAGTACAAAAAAGCGCTTTCATAGACTCCGAATGTGGGATTTTAGAAGTAAAAATGCAGGAAAAAAAAGAAGTTTGAGCAAGGCATTTGCACATTTAGATTCATTAAAACCAAAATTAGGATTACCCGATTCAGTAATTGAAAAAACTGCTACAATATATCGAAAAGCTTCAAGTAGAGGACTAATTCGCGGTAAATCAATTCCAGTCATGATGGCATCATCAATCTATGTTGCTTGTAGACTATCAGGAATACCTCGAAGTGTTGATGAAATTGCAAAAGCATCGAATGTTACAAGACGTTATCTAATCAGAAGTTACAAGAGATTAGTAAGTTATCTAAATATCTCCTTGGAGCATCCAGGTTGCATTGACTATCTAGGAAAAATTGCAAGTAAGGTAGGAGCTAGTGAAAAATCTCAAAGATTGGCGCTAAAAATACTTCAAGATGTTATAAAAGATAGAATAGTTCAGGGGAAAAATCCCTTAGGATTAGCGGCAGGTGCAATTTATTTATCATGTGCTGCAAATAATGAAAAAATATCATATCCAAAGCTTGAAAAAAAATGCAACGTAAGTGCAGTGACAATTAGAAAAAACACTTCGATGTTTCGAAAATATGCAGCAAAATATGTTGATTCCATAGAGGTATAA
- the thiL gene encoding thiamine-phosphate kinase, whose protein sequence is MKRLDEGKIIEIFQKKNQRKSFVPEDVEVFRIGDELCVSSIDTLVESTDVPPQMKFSEIARKSVVSAVSDFAAKGVRPNFAIISVTIPRKVNSEKISELATGFAKTAKEFNIKILGGDTNEGKEITISVVLFGFAKKIPKRSGAKINDRIFVTGEFGNSAAGLQILLRGKKADGTFKKTAINSVKKPQCRLEFGVKNQNKFSSSMDSSDGLSTCLNEMAKQSNKQFFIDKLPANPKLFEFASKNRLDPVDLIFNGGEEYEIVFTASPRNVKKLQVFAKKSKINLIEIGRVIQGKGVVLLNNDKKIILKDKGWRHFK, encoded by the coding sequence ATGAAAAGATTAGATGAAGGAAAAATTATAGAAATTTTTCAAAAAAAGAATCAAAGAAAATCATTTGTCCCAGAAGATGTAGAGGTATTTAGGATTGGGGATGAGTTGTGTGTATCATCTATTGATACTCTAGTTGAGAGCACAGATGTACCACCACAGATGAAATTTTCAGAGATTGCAAGAAAGAGTGTTGTTTCTGCGGTAAGTGACTTTGCAGCTAAAGGAGTAAGACCAAACTTTGCAATCATTTCAGTCACTATTCCAAGGAAGGTTAATTCAGAAAAGATCAGTGAATTGGCTACTGGTTTTGCCAAGACTGCTAAAGAGTTTAACATAAAAATTCTTGGAGGCGATACAAATGAGGGAAAAGAGATTACAATTAGCGTTGTACTATTTGGTTTTGCAAAAAAGATTCCAAAGAGAAGTGGGGCTAAAATTAATGATAGAATATTTGTAACAGGAGAGTTTGGAAACTCTGCTGCAGGCTTGCAAATACTTCTAAGAGGAAAAAAAGCTGATGGTACGTTCAAGAAAACTGCAATCAATTCTGTTAAAAAACCACAATGCAGATTAGAATTTGGAGTAAAAAATCAGAATAAGTTTTCTTCATCAATGGATTCCAGTGATGGCCTCTCCACATGCCTAAATGAGATGGCAAAACAGAGCAACAAGCAATTTTTCATCGATAAACTACCTGCAAACCCAAAACTCTTTGAATTTGCAAGTAAGAATAGGCTTGATCCTGTAGATTTGATATTCAATGGGGGAGAAGAATACGAGATAGTTTTTACCGCATCTCCAAGAAATGTAAAAAAATTACAGGTATTTGCAAAGAAAAGTAAGATCAATCTCATAGAGATTGGCAGAGTCATTCAAGGAAAGGGAGTAGTTTTGCTAAATAATGATAAGAAAATCATTCTAAAAGACAAAGGCTGGAGGCATTTTAAATAA
- a CDS encoding Lrp/AsnC family transcriptional regulator encodes MTQAFLLLTCAYRSTNVKESLENIDGINEIKQVFGAYDYVVKTADMPRKELRKLISEKIRPVENVLSTLTLDTLPEGRSFD; translated from the coding sequence ATGACACAGGCATTTTTGTTGTTGACATGTGCATATAGATCAACAAATGTAAAAGAATCTCTAGAAAATATTGATGGAATTAATGAGATTAAACAAGTTTTTGGTGCGTATGATTATGTTGTAAAAACTGCTGATATGCCAAGAAAAGAACTACGAAAATTAATTAGCGAAAAAATTCGACCTGTCGAAAATGTACTATCCACATTAACACTTGATACTTTACCGGAGGGACGTAGTTTTGACTAA
- the thpD gene encoding ectoine hydroxylase yields the protein MSVSKTVNDDYPTRNSDSFQVISRRDPVVYGNSLQLDVLESDQVKFFEENGYLFFPNLFSTKEVSTLSDELERLSKNKDLKKQEQFVLEPQSGEVRSIFEVHKNNNLFEKLSKDPRVVNVVRQLLGSDVYITQSRINRKPGFEGKEFYWHSDFETWHAEDGMPHMRAISCSISLTDNYEFNGPLMVIPGSHKQFISCAGKTPDNHYQISLKRQEIGTPDKENLEKMVKQNSIDTAKGPAGSVIFFDCNLMHGSSGNITPYPRSNVFFVYNSIKNKLEDPFSASKPRPEYIASREPQVITPQSLEISI from the coding sequence ATGAGCGTATCTAAAACAGTGAATGATGACTATCCTACTAGAAACAGTGATTCATTTCAAGTAATTTCTAGAAGAGATCCCGTTGTGTATGGGAATTCATTGCAACTTGATGTACTTGAATCTGATCAAGTAAAATTTTTTGAAGAAAATGGATATCTCTTTTTTCCAAATTTATTTTCAACAAAAGAGGTATCTACTTTATCTGATGAACTTGAACGATTATCAAAAAACAAAGATCTGAAAAAGCAAGAACAATTTGTTTTAGAACCACAAAGCGGTGAAGTGCGCTCAATTTTTGAAGTGCACAAAAATAATAATTTGTTTGAAAAATTATCAAAAGATCCTAGAGTAGTAAATGTAGTGCGACAGCTTTTGGGAAGTGATGTCTATATCACTCAATCAAGAATTAATCGAAAGCCAGGATTTGAAGGAAAAGAATTCTATTGGCACTCTGATTTTGAAACATGGCACGCAGAGGACGGAATGCCCCACATGAGGGCCATAAGCTGCTCAATTAGCCTTACTGATAATTATGAATTTAATGGACCTCTGATGGTAATTCCTGGTTCCCACAAGCAGTTTATTTCATGCGCTGGTAAGACTCCTGACAACCACTATCAAATATCTCTAAAACGGCAAGAAATTGGGACTCCTGATAAAGAGAATCTTGAAAAAATGGTTAAACAAAACAGTATTGATACTGCAAAAGGACCTGCAGGCTCTGTAATATTCTTTGATTGTAATTTAATGCATGGTTCATCAGGAAATATCACTCCATACCCTAGAAGTAATGTCTTTTTTGTATACAATAGTATCAAAAACAAGCTCGAAGACCCATTTAGTGCAAGTAAACCACGACCAGAGTATATCGCATCACGTGAGCCTCAAGTAATTACTCCTCAATCATTGGAAATTAGCATTTAA
- a CDS encoding ectoine synthase, which produces MIIRKIDSIRESDRTVDTPNWSSSRLLLKKDNMGFSFHETLVRAGTETKIWYKNHLEAVYCIEGIGEIEDLETGLKHQIVPGVMYALDKHERHILRGKTNMRMICVFNPPCIGTETHDKEGAYPLLEVENS; this is translated from the coding sequence TTGATTATACGTAAAATTGACTCCATAAGGGAGTCCGATAGGACAGTTGATACTCCAAATTGGTCTAGTAGCAGACTTTTACTAAAAAAAGATAACATGGGTTTTTCCTTTCATGAAACTTTGGTGCGGGCCGGAACTGAAACCAAAATCTGGTACAAAAATCACTTGGAAGCAGTGTATTGCATAGAAGGAATTGGTGAGATTGAAGATCTTGAAACTGGATTGAAGCACCAAATTGTTCCTGGAGTAATGTATGCACTTGACAAACATGAAAGACACATACTGCGAGGAAAAACTAACATGAGAATGATCTGCGTGTTTAATCCCCCTTGTATTGGAACAGAAACTCACGACAAAGAGGGAGCATATCCGCTTCTTGAGGTTGAAAATTCATGA
- a CDS encoding double-stranded DNA-binding protein translates to MSEEDKELEQLKAKRLAEMQRNLSSKQMQESNKTQAKKPAKKPREILVEQLGFRGLEVLQNAESQFPNETKMVVDKLAELITSGEVDEKIDGGKLLMLFRSIGINVRMQTKINIEQDGKFVSLSDKLSTKNEEPSE, encoded by the coding sequence TTGAGCGAAGAAGACAAAGAACTAGAACAACTAAAAGCAAAACGCCTAGCAGAGATGCAAAGAAACCTTTCTTCAAAACAGATGCAGGAATCTAATAAAACTCAAGCAAAGAAACCTGCTAAAAAACCTCGTGAAATTTTGGTAGAGCAACTAGGATTTCGTGGACTAGAAGTACTACAGAATGCCGAATCTCAATTTCCAAATGAGACCAAAATGGTAGTTGACAAGCTTGCAGAGCTGATAACTTCTGGAGAAGTTGATGAAAAAATTGACGGTGGAAAGCTTCTGATGCTGTTTCGCTCAATTGGCATTAATGTTAGAATGCAAACGAAAATTAACATTGAGCAGGATGGAAAGTTTGTCTCCCTTTCAGATAAACTAAGCACCAAAAACGAAGAGCCTAGTGAATGA
- the ectA gene encoding diaminobutyrate acetyltransferase, which produces MSQITFSKPTVSDGKEIFRLVRENPPLDENSEYFYLLLCHHFSETCVVAKQNSQVVGFITGYVPPNEEKTLFVWQAAVSPKLRGKGIAAKMLYSILQRENLRNFEFVEATLAPSNKSSYSFLISFANDLGTNFTKSPLFTKDKFGESKHEEEELIRIGPFKTQKLVEVFA; this is translated from the coding sequence TTGAGTCAAATTACATTTTCAAAACCAACAGTTAGTGACGGAAAAGAAATCTTCAGACTAGTTAGAGAAAACCCTCCTTTAGATGAAAACTCTGAGTATTTCTATCTCTTGTTATGCCATCATTTTTCTGAGACTTGTGTTGTTGCAAAACAAAACTCTCAAGTTGTAGGATTCATTACTGGATATGTCCCTCCAAATGAAGAAAAGACATTATTTGTTTGGCAAGCTGCAGTATCCCCTAAGCTTCGTGGGAAAGGCATTGCTGCAAAAATGCTTTATTCAATTTTACAAAGAGAAAATTTACGTAATTTTGAGTTTGTAGAAGCCACACTTGCACCTTCAAACAAGTCATCCTACTCATTTCTGATATCTTTTGCCAATGATTTAGGCACAAATTTTACAAAATCTCCTCTTTTTACAAAGGATAAATTTGGAGAATCCAAACACGAAGAAGAAGAACTTATCAGAATTGGTCCATTCAAAACTCAAAAACTAGTGGAGGTTTTTGCTTAA